From the genome of Alteromonas stellipolaris:
CAATGACTAACCATTTCATAATGCGCTAGCTCCCTGACTGAATGCTTGTTTTACACGAGACTCCAATAACTGCTCTAGCGGCTTTTGTGAAACTAACTGGCTAGGGATTGGTTGTGAAATGTCGGTATCAACAAGGTTATCTAGTGCTGAGATAAAACCAGTAACCTGAATCTTTTCAACATCATAATGCTCTTCAAGCATGGTTTTAGCGTAAAGCAAAGATTGCTCATACAAACCTGAGTCTGCTTTAAGAGCAGCAGACTGAGCATGCATCAACTGCAAGCGAAGCTGTTCTTTAACTAAAAACTGGGCTTGTAATGACATTACCGGTTCAACCGGGCCTTCTAAACTTTTCACTGTTAAAAAGCCATCAACAATGGAGTGCCACACTTTCGCTAGGTTCTCTTTCCAGTCGTCTGCCGATTCAGATAGCTCATTGCTATCAGCATCTGCCTCTACTGGCTTTTCAAAAGTATCTAACGGTAATTTGTCAATTTGCGCCAGCATGCCGGTAAGGGCAAGAGCCACCGAACTTTGAGATACAGGGTTCATTTGTTGAAGGGTTTGAATGTCTTCAGCAAGCTTGGCGCGAACCGGTAGTACGGAAGGATCTGCTAGTGATTTTAAACGCTTATCGGCGTTTACTAACAATAAGGTTGCTGTGCGTACATCGTTTTCTAACCACAACTTTCTACCCGCCATGCGAACTAAATAATCAGCCTCGGCTATAAGCCAATCGGCAGGGCGTTGACCTTCCATGCTATTAAGTTGCTGTTGTGTTGCTTCGGCTTGTTGCACTAAGGCACTATTTTGTTGCTGCAATGAATCTACAGCGTCTTTTAGTTCACCGTTCTGCATGTTGAGCATACGCAACGTGTCTGCTGTTTGCTTACGATCGGAAAGCATGTCGTTAACTTGCGCGGTATTTGCCTGTTGAGCTTTAGCAAGGGAATCGCTGCTGCCTTGTTGTTGCATGTAGTACCAATACCCAGCACCAATAATGCCTAGTACTAAAAGGAAAATAACAATAACCACAAACCATAGAAGCTTGGTTCCTGATGATTTTTTCGCTTTTTTCGGCGTGTTTTTATCCGTACCTTTAGGTGATACTGTATCTGTGCTTGATGCGGTGTTCGCTGACGTCGCTTCTGATGTCGTACTAGATGATGATTCCACGCTTACCAATTCCCCATTTTGAGGGTCCTTCTCATTCTTGTCAGACATTTAATACTCCCAATTTTCCTTTACCCAGGCAATTAATGCCTGATCGGTGGCGCGGTTGCACACCGAAACGCGTGCTATCCCAAGATTACGTAAACTCGTTGCAACTCGTTCACTTACCGTTAACCAGGGCAACGCTAATAATTGCATACTATGGCTAGAAATAAGCTGTTTTGCCATATTCTCGCTTGTAGCGATAATGCCGCTAACATCGCCAATTTTCCAGACTTTTGTGTAAATTGGGTTTGTAAGTGGTTCTCTTTTATATACACAAAACTCAGTAACCGATATACCTCTGCCGCCTAAAACATGAGCCAGCGTATCCCTGCCACCTTCACCCTTAATAATAACGACTTGTGTACAGTTTGCCTCATTAAGTTGCTGCATGACCAGTATACCTTCGGATGTATGTAGCGAAGGTGTAACAATTTTGAAAGGTAAATTCGCGCTGTGTAGCGCATTGGCTGTGGCATCGCCTACCGCAATTAACGTAGTAGGCGCAGATAACAACGAGACATGGTTGAGTGCATCAAGCGTCGCTGGCACGGCATAAATGCTGGTGACAATAATGCTATTAACGCTGGGCGAGCTCAACAAAAACTGTTGGAGCTCGTTTGCCTTGCTGGGGATGCTTTGAATATCTGATGTAGCAACCCCTACGGCATTAATACCCGCCTGCTCGAAAGCCTCTGCACTTGCCTGTAACTTAGGAAGAGGACGGGTTATCAATAACATATACTAGTTATACAACGCGCTAAGAATCTCTCCAGCGCCTTGTTCGAGCAGTGCCTCGGCGACTTCTACGCCTATGCTCTTTGCATTTTTTGTAGGGCCTGTGGCAGAAGCAAATAATAAGGTTGAGCCATCGGGCTGTCCGACCATACCGGTTAAGGTTATGCTGTCGCCATCAAGGGTAGCAAAACTGCCGATAGGAACTTGGCAGCCGCCTTCCAAACGTTCGTTCATCGCGCGCTCTGCGCTCACTCGGGTTTGGGTTTCATCGTGGTTCAGCGCTTGAAGTAACGCAATAAGTTCGGCATCGTCATTGCGGCATTCAATACCTACAGCCCCTTGCCCTACGGCGGGAAGCGATACCGAAGCCGGCAAACCGGTTTTAATCCGTTCTTCCATGCCCAAACGGATAAGGCCAGCAGAGGCAAGAATGATGGCATCGTATTCGCCAGCATCGAGTTTAGCGAGGCGGGTATTCACATTACCGCGCAAATCTTTAATTTTTAGGTCGGGACGATGCTTACGAATTTGGCACTGGCGGCGAAGACTAGAGGTTCCAACCACAGCACCTTCTGGCAATGCATCTAAATCATCAAAATGGTTTGATACAAAGGCATCGAACGGATTCTCACGTTCGCAAATGGCGTGAAGCCCAAATCCTTCGGGGAATTCAACGGGTACATCCTTCATTGAATGCACCGCAATATCGGCTCTGCCTTCTAGCATGGCAACTTCAAGTTCTTTGATAAACAAGCCCTTACCACCAATTTTTGCCAGCGGCGTGTCAAGAATTCGATCACCTTGAGTGCTCATAGGAACCAGCTCAACGACAATTGAATCATGGTGTTCTAACAGTTTCGCTTTCACATATTCAGCTTGCCATAGCGCTAGTGCGCTTTTGCGAGTGGCGATACGAATTGTTCTCTTAGGTGCTGCTTGCATTATTAATATCCTGTCTAGGGCCTTGTCTAAGGCATAGAACCTAAAGCAATCACATGGCTTTTGCTTAAGGCTATCGTTCGACTTATAAGTACATTGTACTTAAATCTTTAACTTGCGCACAGGTTTACGGTTGCGAAATTGTACGTAGAGTGACTATGCTTATTGCAATCATAAGATATGGATAAGCCTCCAGTTATATGGATAGTTCCTCGTTAAGCCAATTTCTCGAAAATACCCATTTAAATAGTGCTGAAGTGAAGCGCCGCCGTTTAACTTTGTATTTCATCTCATACATTGGCGGTATTATTATGGCCGTGTTAGCCGCTAAAAATTTAGTGCGGGGTGATCACTTTCTCGCCTTTTGGTTGGGGCTTTTTTCGTTTTCAGTTTTTGCTAATGCGGCGTTGTCGCATATCTTTAAAAATAATAATATTTTCTACTATATTGCAGGATGTATTGTTACTGCTATGGTGGCGGTAATCTCTGTTACTGGTGGTTACCATGATACGGGGCTGCACTTTGTTTACCCACTTATTTTAATACAAATTATTATTGTGCGTTTTAGAGCGGCCATTTTTTACGTCACGGGTACCGTCGGCGCGGTGGCCTTTATCGTTTACCACCAAGAATCTATTCCTGCTACCTATCGGGCAGAGGATGTATCTCGCTTCCTAATAGCGCTTGGTTGTTTCATTACAGTGGCTTTTATTTCTGAATACTTTTGGCATAAAAGTAGAAAGGAGATGTTGACCGATAATTTAGAGAAGCTTCGTCAAGCTAACTCTGACCCTCTGACCAAAGTACCCAATAGGCGATTTTTAGAATCGGTTTATTTTGAGCGCGCAATAAAAAACCCAGCGGATTACTTTCCGTTAAGTGTTGTTGTAGTGGATATCGATTACTTTAAAAAAATAAACGATAACTACGGGCATGACGTTGGAGACAGAGTATTAATTAACGTTGCTACATTAATGAAAAAAGCCATTAGAGCCACCGATGTTGTATCACGCACTGGTGGAGAGGAGTTTTTAATTTTATACCCCAAAACAACCTTGAGTATGGCGGTAAAGTTGGCTGAAAAAATTCGTGTAGAGATTGAAAGCTCGCCATTTATAGAGGGAGACATTCATCACCCGATCACAGCCAGTTTTGGGGTGGCAACAGCATTAACTGACGCCAATATTAATGCCACGGTTAAGTTGGCTGACGAGCACCTTTACGAAGCGAAAGGTGCGGGTAGGAACCGCGTCATGTAGCGCTATCCCAGAAAGCTACCAAAGCAGCCATTAGATAGAGCTATAAAAGCGAAGCGATTAAGCCCAAAGCCTTTGGTAAAAGTGCCTAGTAAAAGACCTTAGCTCAAAAAGACTAAGCAAGTACCTTTTGTAGCCAAGCTGAAATATCGTTTAACTCTTGCATGCACACATTGTGTTGCATGGTGTAGGTTTGCCAAGTGGCGTTAAAACCATTCTCGGTTAACGTCTTATATGCCGCATTACCCATAAAAATGGGCACGACTTCATCTTGATCGCCATGGGCCATCATAATGGGGATGTCACGATTGATCTCAGTCGCTTCATTGGCTAATAAGTTTGGCTCGCACATATAAGTGGAAAGTGCCAATACACCGGCAAGTTTGTGTGTGAAGCGAGGCGCCAAATGAAGTGCAATTACGCCACCTTGAGAGAACCCTGCTAACACAATGCGGTTTGTAGGAATGCCTTTATCTACCTGTTCTTGGATAAGGGCTTCTACTTGACTCGCCGACTCAAGTACACCAGTTAAATCTGCGCGACTATTGAAATCGAGTGATTTGATGTCGTACCACGCACGCATACGCATGCCACCGTTAATGGTAACGGGGCGTTCTGGCGCGTGGGGGAAAATAAATTTCACTGACATGCTATCAGGTAGCTTTAGCTCAGGTACGATAGGCGCGAAGCCATGACCAGAATCGCCTAAACCATGAAGCCAGATCACGCAGGCATTTGGAGTAGAGCTGGGTTTTTGTTCAACGTACGGCAAAAGTTCTTGCGCCATGTTGGTGTGTTCCTACTTCTTGTATTTTCCTAAAACAGCACGGGTATTAAACGCGCTGTAAACTCATCACACTGTTTGAAGTGTTGGCGCAGGCATCGAGAGTGTGTTTAAACGATTGCTACTACGGCTTAACGGTTCAATATGCTATCATTGCTCCACGAAATCACCATATTTTAAAATATATTTAATACTTTCATGGCATCATTACTCGGTAATTTATTTATACTTGCAGCGCCCTCAGGCGCAGGAAAATCCAGCCTTATAAAGGCGTTAATGGAAAAGTACGCGTCTAATAGCAACAATGCAATGGAAGTGTCAGTGTCCCACACCACGCGTAAACCTAGACCGGGTGAGGTTGATGGGCAGCATTACCATTACGTAAGCCGAGAGCAATTTGAAGCGCTGATTGAACAAGGTGTTTTTTTTGAGTGGGCAGAAGTGTTCGGAAACTATTATGGCACTTCTCGGGTAACCATTGAGCAAACGTTGCATCGTGGCATCGATGTTTTTTTAGATATCGACTGGCAAGGTGCGCGTCAGGTACAAAAGCTCATGCCAGATACCTGCGGTATTTTCATATTGCCCCCTTCAATCGAAGTGTTAGAGCAGCGTTTAACCAATCGTGGGCAAGACAGCGATGAAGTGATTGCCGGTAGAATGAAAGAAGCGGTGGCAGAAATGTCCCACTTTAGTGAGTTTAGTCACGTTATTGTTAACGATGATTTCGCCACTGCGCTTAACGATTTAGAAGCGATTGTGATTTCACAGCGTTTACGAACAATGAAACAACAAATGCGCTATCAGCCTTTATTGGACGAATTGCTCGGATCTGCTTAATATATTGTTTTAAATTCAAACAAACCGCTAGGATCGTGCCCTACAAGGGTGTATACTACGCGGCCGCTTTTTGAATTACTTGATCAACCTAATTTTCGGAGAAATACATGGCCCGCGTAACAGTTGAAGATGCCGTAGATAAAATTGGTAACCGCTTTGATTTGGTTTTGGTAGCTGCTCGTCGTGCTCGCCAAATTGCCACCGAAGGTAAAACTCCAATGGTTGATGTGCAAAACGATAAGCCTACTGTAACTGCACTTCGTGAAATCGAAGAAGGTTTGGTAACTGCTAGCACACTAGAGCAAGACGATTTGCGTGATCAGGAACAACAAGAACACGCTGAGTTTTCTTCAGTAGCAAATATTCTTTCTGATCAATAGTTACACCATAAGGGTAACTATTGTATGTTTAGGCGCCAGTGCTTTGAAAAAAGCACTGGCGCTTTGCTTTTTGGGTATTGGCTAAAGGCTCAATTCTACGTATTCTTAAGGTTGTAACGTTAATCAGGAGTCGCACTAGTCCGTGTATTTGTTTGAAGGCTTAAAACAGAAAGTAATAAAGTACCTGCCTGCTGACCGAGTTCAGCTGGTACAAGAGGCGTTTGTGTTGGCGCAAGAGGCCCACGATGGACAAATGCGCTCAAGTGGCGACCCTTATATTACGCACCCTGTTGCTGTTGCCAGTATTCTGGCCGACATGCATTTAGACCATGAAACCCTCATGGCAGCCTTGCTACACGACGTGATTGAAGACACCCATTACAGCCAAGAAGATCTTGCTGAGGCGTTCGGTGAAACCGTTGCCGAGTTGGTGGAAGGGGTCAGTAAGCTAGATAAAATTGCATTTAGCAGTAAGCAAGAAGCACAGGCTGAAAACTTCCGTAAAATGATGATGGCCATGGTGCAAGACATTCGGGTTATTCTGATTAAGCTAGCTGACCGTACCCATAATATGCGTACACTAGGTTCGCTTCGCCCTGATAAGCGCCGCCGTATAGCTCTAGAAACCCTTGAAATTTATGCGCCTATTGCCCATCGCTTAGGTATTCACGATATTAAAAATGAGCTAGAAGACCTAGGTTTTCTTGCCATGTATCCCATGCGTCACCGCGCGCTTAAATCGGCGGTTCGCCAAGCCCGTGGTAACCGTAAAGAAATTATCGAAAATATTCGTGAAGAACTCAGCACTCGTTTAGCGGCTTATAAAATTGAGTCGGACGTACTTGGCCGCGAAAAGCACCTGTACTCTATTTACCGTAAAATGCGTAACAAAGAGCTAATGTTCAACGAAGTGATGGACATTTATGCATTTCGTATTGTGGTCGACTCGGTAGATAATTGTTACCGCTCGTTAGGGGCTATGCATAGCTTGTATAAGCCGATTGAAAACCGTTTTAAAGATTACATTGCCATTCCACGTACCAATGGCTATCAATCATTGCACACCTCGCTTATTGGCCCCCATGGTATTCCGGTAGAAATTCAAATTCGTACCCAAGAAATGGATCAGATGGCAGATAAAGGGGTTGCTGCGCACTGGCTTTATAAAGAGCCTGGCGACAACGGCACTACTGCGCAATTAAGAGCGCGTAAGTGGATGCAATCGTTACTTGAGCTTCAACAGTCTGCCAGTTCATCCTTCGAATTTATTGAATCGGTTAAAACAGATTTATTCCCAGAAGAAATTTACGTATTTACTCCAGATGGTCGCATTATTGAACTGCCTATGGGCGCTACAGCCGTAGATTTCGCGTATGCAGTGCATTCAGATATTGGTAATACCTGTGTAGGTGTGCGGGTAGAGCGCAGAAACTACAGCCTAAGTAAGCCATTACAAAATGGTCAAACCGTAGAAATTATTACCTCGCCTAAAGCTAAACCCAATGCTAATTGGCTAAACTTTGTAGTCAGTGCTCGCGCACGCACTCGTATTCGCCAATATTTGCGTAAACAGCACTCTCAAGAAGCGGTAAACATGGGTAACCGCTTACTGCGCCATGCCTTAGGTGAAGTGAAGCTGGACGATATTCCAGAGGCCGATATTGAACGGGTAGTGGCTGAAACTAAGCACGACGACTTTGATTCTTTACTTATCGATATAGGCTTGGGTAACGAGCTAAGCGCTATTGTTGCCCGCAGATTGCTAGGTGAAAACACAGACTTACCAGAGAAGAAAGGTAACGTAGCTATTCGTGGTACCGAAGGTCTATTGGTGCATTATGCCCGTTGTTGTCACCCTATTCCTGACGATGAAATTGTGGCGGTGTTAAGCCCAGGTCGTGGTATGACGATTCACCAAATTGGTTGCAACAACATTCGCAAGCTTTCAAAAGAAGAGCCTCAGCGCGTATTACCAATGCGTTGGGACGATGAACCTCAAGGTGAATTTAAAGCCTCGCTGCGAATTGAACTGTTTAATCATCAGGGGACCCTTGCTACCCTAACGAACACAATTTCTGGTTGCGATTCCAATATTATTGGACTGCAAACAGAAGAAAAAGAGAGTAATATCTACTTTATCGACATCGAAATTACCACGCAAAATCGCGTACATTTGGCAAGAGTGATGAAAAAAATCCGCACCATGCCAGAGGTTCAGAAAGTGTCACGTCATAGTCAGTCCAGACACTAACTTTTAAAAAATTTTTAGGATCCATTATGTCTAAGTCTATTATTCAGACCGATAAGGCACCTGCCGCTATTGGTACTTACAGTCAAGCAGTTAAGGCTGGCACTACGGTTTATCTTTCAGGCCAAATTCCTTTGGTTGCAGAAACCATGGAAATGGTGTCAGAAGACTTCGCTGAACAAGCGGTACAGGTTTTTGAAAACTTAAAAGCCGTGTGTGATGCCGCTGGTGGCACCACCAACGACTTGGTAAAAGTGAACATTTTTCTTATCGATTTAGGTCACTTTGCTACGGTTAATGAAATTATGAGCCGTTACTTCAACAAGCCATACCCGGCTCGTGCTGCAGTACAAGTTTCTGCATTGCCTAAAGGCGCACAAATTGAAATCGACGGCGTGATGGAATTGCCGGAGTAAGCAATGTCGCCCGAGCGCTACCTTCGCATTCGTAGTGCGTTGGCAAAAAGGCAAACCGACCTTACGGTTTGCCTCGAAAATGTACACAAACCCCACAATGTATCGGCGGTAGTTCGTACCTGTGATGCCATTGGTATTCACCGTGTTCACACCGTGTGGGAAGAGAAATATCAGTTTCGTGGCGACACCGCCATGGGCAGCCAGCAATGGGTTCGCCAAACTAATCACGACAGTTTAGGTAATGCTATAGGTGCGCTAAAGCAGCAGGGTATGCAGGTATTAGTCACTCACTTATCTGATACTGCAGTGGGCTTTCGTGAAGTTGATTACACCAAACCTACCGCGATTATTTTTGGGCAGGAACGTTACGGTGCTACCGATGAAGCCATTGCCATGGCCGATCAGGATATCATCATCCCTATGGCGGGCATGGTGCAGTCGTTGAATGTGTCTGTAGCGGCAGCACTTGTGCTTTATGAAGCGCAGCGCCAACGTGAACTAGCAGGCATGTATGATGTTGAGCATTTACCGGAAGAAGAATGTCAAAAACTCTTGTTTGAAAGAGGTTACCCAAGGCTGTGCGCCTTAAGTAAAACGAAGGGGGTTCCATACCCTGCGATTGATGATATTGGCCGCATTGATGCACCAGCAAGTTGGTGGAAGCAAATGCAGCTAACGCCTGAAGCGTTACACGCCCTATCTGACAATGACGAGGCAGTGTCTACGCGCGCCTAGCCTGCTCATACTTATAGTACCTGTCATACTGGTCTTAAACCATACTCGCCAAGCTTCTCGCAATCTATTACACTTCGTTTCTAATAAATGATTGCTTTCATTACCCTAATGAAATCATACGCTTGTTTTAAGGAATGTCGGTCAAATGCAAACTCTTGCCACCACGCCCATCACCGCCCTAAAAGGGGTAGGCGCTAAAGTGGCCGAAAAGCTGGCTAAAATTGGCTTATTTACCTTACAAGACGTGCTGTTTCACCTGCCGCTACGTTATGAAGACAGAACTCGGGTTTACAGTGTGGCCGAGTGCCGCCCGTTTACCCATGTTAGTGTACAGGGCGAAGTAAAAAGCGCCGACATTCAATACGGCAAAAAACGCATGTTAGTGGTGAAGCTAAGCGATGGTACAGGCACTATTACTTTACGCTTTTTTCACTTTGGGGCAGTACAACGCACGATGATGACGCCGGGCAATGTTATTCGTTGCTTTGGTGAAGTTCGCACCGGTAAGTGGGGCATTGAAATGATGCACCCTGAGTTCAAACTCATTGATGAAGACGCGCCGCTTGAAGCAGAATCTCTAACACCTGTTTACCCCACCACCGAAGGGGTAAAGCAACTTACCTTGCGAAATTTAACCGACCAAGCCCTTAAAATGTTAGATAAAGGCGCACTGGCCGACTTACTGCCTGAAGGCATGTACAGCGACCAGATTAGCTTAAATGAAGCATTGCATGCGGTACATCGGCCTGCGCCCGATACCGATGTGCATGAAATGGAAGAAGGGCTTCATCCTGCGCAGTACCGGTTAATTCTAGAAGAGCTTTTGTCACACCATTTAAGTGTACTCAAAGTACGTAAGCTTTCAGATGCTCAGCCTGGCATTAGCATAAGGGTAGACAAGCCCCTTATTGAAAAGATGTTGGCGCAGCTGCCATTTTCACCCACAGGGGCACAACAGCGAGTTGTGGCTGATATTCAGCAAGACATGCAACACCCCAGGCCTATGATGCGCTTAGTACAAGGCGACGTGGGCTCAGGGAAAACCTTAGTAGCAGCTCTAGCTGCGCTATCCGCTATTGGCGCAGGTCATCAAGTAGCATTAATGGCGCCTACCGAATTGCTTGCCGAACAACATGCGAACAACTTTCGCGAATGGTTTGCACCGCTGGGCATAGAAATCGGGTGGTTAGCCGGTAAGCTTAAAGGCAAAGCCCGCACCGAAGTATTGTCGCGGCTTGAAAGTGGCGACGTGCAAATGTTGGTAGGCACCCATGCTATATTTCAAGAAAGCGTGACATACCAACAACTCGCCTTGGTGATTGTGGATGAACAACACCGATTTGGTGTGCATCAGCGCCTTGCGCTTCGCGATAAAGGTGAACAACAAGGGCGATACCCTCACCAGTTAATTATGACAGCAACCCCTATACCTAGAACGCTGGCCATGACCGCCTATGCCGACCTAGACACATCGATTATTGATGAACTACCCCCAGGGCGAACCCCAGTAACCACGGTGGTGTTACCTGACTCACGTCGAGCCGATGTGATTGAGCGAGTTCGCACGGCGTGCAAAGCAAATGGCAGGCAAGCCTACTGGGTTTGTACCCTTATTGATGAGTCTGAAGTATTGGAATGCCAAGCGGCTGAAGATGCTGCGGTTATTCTTCGCACCGCATTACCTGAACTTAACGTAGGTTTAGTGCATGGACGCTTAAAGCCTGCTGAAAAACTACAAGTCATGGCCGATTTTAAAGCTGGTGAGCTCGATTTGTTAGTCGCCACCACGGTAATTGAAGTAGGGGTAGATGTTCCTAACGCTAGTATTATGATTATTGAGAACCCTGAACGGTTAGGTTTAGCCCAATTGCATCAGCTTCGAGGCCGAGTAGGGCGTGGCGCAGTAGAAAGCCAATGTGTACTCATGTACCAAAGCCCCTTGTCTAAAACGGCAACTCAGCGATTAAGCGTACTGCGTGAGTCTAATGATGGGTTTTATATTGCGCAGCGAGACTTGGAAATTCGTGGCCCAGGGGAGTTTATGGGTACTCGTCAAACCGGCATGGCAGAGCTTAAAATTGCTGATTTAGTGAGAGACGCCGCGCTTATTCCCAAAGTACAAGAAATTGCGTATACCTTATGGGAACAATATCCTTCCCACGCACAAGCGATTATCAACCGCTGGATAGGGCATAAGGAGCAATATGGCCATGCTTAGTACTCTGCCTCTAGTGATTGCTAGCACCGAAATAGATGCGAATTTTGAAAGCGACAAAGCCCTCGCCCTGACTATCAGTGGAAACTGGGGTTTTCCTAT
Proteins encoded in this window:
- the trmH gene encoding tRNA (guanosine(18)-2'-O)-methyltransferase TrmH, whose product is MSPERYLRIRSALAKRQTDLTVCLENVHKPHNVSAVVRTCDAIGIHRVHTVWEEKYQFRGDTAMGSQQWVRQTNHDSLGNAIGALKQQGMQVLVTHLSDTAVGFREVDYTKPTAIIFGQERYGATDEAIAMADQDIIIPMAGMVQSLNVSVAAALVLYEAQRQRELAGMYDVEHLPEEECQKLLFERGYPRLCALSKTKGVPYPAIDDIGRIDAPASWWKQMQLTPEALHALSDNDEAVSTRA
- a CDS encoding uroporphyrinogen-III synthase, with protein sequence MLLITRPLPKLQASAEAFEQAGINAVGVATSDIQSIPSKANELQQFLLSSPSVNSIIVTSIYAVPATLDALNHVSLLSAPTTLIAVGDATANALHSANLPFKIVTPSLHTSEGILVMQQLNEANCTQVVIIKGEGGRDTLAHVLGGRGISVTEFCVYKREPLTNPIYTKVWKIGDVSGIIATSENMAKQLISSHSMQLLALPWLTVSERVATSLRNLGIARVSVCNRATDQALIAWVKENWEY
- a CDS encoding uroporphyrinogen-III C-methyltransferase; amino-acid sequence: MSDKNEKDPQNGELVSVESSSSTTSEATSANTASSTDTVSPKGTDKNTPKKAKKSSGTKLLWFVVIVIFLLVLGIIGAGYWYYMQQQGSSDSLAKAQQANTAQVNDMLSDRKQTADTLRMLNMQNGELKDAVDSLQQQNSALVQQAEATQQQLNSMEGQRPADWLIAEADYLVRMAGRKLWLENDVRTATLLLVNADKRLKSLADPSVLPVRAKLAEDIQTLQQMNPVSQSSVALALTGMLAQIDKLPLDTFEKPVEADADSNELSESADDWKENLAKVWHSIVDGFLTVKSLEGPVEPVMSLQAQFLVKEQLRLQLMHAQSAALKADSGLYEQSLLYAKTMLEEHYDVEKIQVTGFISALDNLVDTDISQPIPSQLVSQKPLEQLLESRVKQAFSQGASAL
- the rpoZ gene encoding DNA-directed RNA polymerase subunit omega, translating into MARVTVEDAVDKIGNRFDLVLVAARRARQIATEGKTPMVDVQNDKPTVTALREIEEGLVTASTLEQDDLRDQEQQEHAEFSSVANILSDQ
- a CDS encoding RidA family protein, whose amino-acid sequence is MSKSIIQTDKAPAAIGTYSQAVKAGTTVYLSGQIPLVAETMEMVSEDFAEQAVQVFENLKAVCDAAGGTTNDLVKVNIFLIDLGHFATVNEIMSRYFNKPYPARAAVQVSALPKGAQIEIDGVMELPE
- the hemC gene encoding hydroxymethylbilane synthase — protein: MQAAPKRTIRIATRKSALALWQAEYVKAKLLEHHDSIVVELVPMSTQGDRILDTPLAKIGGKGLFIKELEVAMLEGRADIAVHSMKDVPVEFPEGFGLHAICERENPFDAFVSNHFDDLDALPEGAVVGTSSLRRQCQIRKHRPDLKIKDLRGNVNTRLAKLDAGEYDAIILASAGLIRLGMEERIKTGLPASVSLPAVGQGAVGIECRNDDAELIALLQALNHDETQTRVSAERAMNERLEGGCQVPIGSFATLDGDSITLTGMVGQPDGSTLLFASATGPTKNAKSIGVEVAEALLEQGAGEILSALYN
- a CDS encoding GGDEF domain-containing protein produces the protein MDSSSLSQFLENTHLNSAEVKRRRLTLYFISYIGGIIMAVLAAKNLVRGDHFLAFWLGLFSFSVFANAALSHIFKNNNIFYYIAGCIVTAMVAVISVTGGYHDTGLHFVYPLILIQIIIVRFRAAIFYVTGTVGAVAFIVYHQESIPATYRAEDVSRFLIALGCFITVAFISEYFWHKSRKEMLTDNLEKLRQANSDPLTKVPNRRFLESVYFERAIKNPADYFPLSVVVVDIDYFKKINDNYGHDVGDRVLINVATLMKKAIRATDVVSRTGGEEFLILYPKTTLSMAVKLAEKIRVEIESSPFIEGDIHHPITASFGVATALTDANINATVKLADEHLYEAKGAGRNRVM
- the gmk gene encoding guanylate kinase, with translation MASLLGNLFILAAPSGAGKSSLIKALMEKYASNSNNAMEVSVSHTTRKPRPGEVDGQHYHYVSREQFEALIEQGVFFEWAEVFGNYYGTSRVTIEQTLHRGIDVFLDIDWQGARQVQKLMPDTCGIFILPPSIEVLEQRLTNRGQDSDEVIAGRMKEAVAEMSHFSEFSHVIVNDDFATALNDLEAIVISQRLRTMKQQMRYQPLLDELLGSA
- a CDS encoding alpha/beta hydrolase, with translation MAQELLPYVEQKPSSTPNACVIWLHGLGDSGHGFAPIVPELKLPDSMSVKFIFPHAPERPVTINGGMRMRAWYDIKSLDFNSRADLTGVLESASQVEALIQEQVDKGIPTNRIVLAGFSQGGVIALHLAPRFTHKLAGVLALSTYMCEPNLLANEATEINRDIPIMMAHGDQDEVVPIFMGNAAYKTLTENGFNATWQTYTMQHNVCMQELNDISAWLQKVLA
- the spoT gene encoding bifunctional GTP diphosphokinase/guanosine-3',5'-bis pyrophosphate 3'-pyrophosphohydrolase; translated protein: MYLFEGLKQKVIKYLPADRVQLVQEAFVLAQEAHDGQMRSSGDPYITHPVAVASILADMHLDHETLMAALLHDVIEDTHYSQEDLAEAFGETVAELVEGVSKLDKIAFSSKQEAQAENFRKMMMAMVQDIRVILIKLADRTHNMRTLGSLRPDKRRRIALETLEIYAPIAHRLGIHDIKNELEDLGFLAMYPMRHRALKSAVRQARGNRKEIIENIREELSTRLAAYKIESDVLGREKHLYSIYRKMRNKELMFNEVMDIYAFRIVVDSVDNCYRSLGAMHSLYKPIENRFKDYIAIPRTNGYQSLHTSLIGPHGIPVEIQIRTQEMDQMADKGVAAHWLYKEPGDNGTTAQLRARKWMQSLLELQQSASSSFEFIESVKTDLFPEEIYVFTPDGRIIELPMGATAVDFAYAVHSDIGNTCVGVRVERRNYSLSKPLQNGQTVEIITSPKAKPNANWLNFVVSARARTRIRQYLRKQHSQEAVNMGNRLLRHALGEVKLDDIPEADIERVVAETKHDDFDSLLIDIGLGNELSAIVARRLLGENTDLPEKKGNVAIRGTEGLLVHYARCCHPIPDDEIVAVLSPGRGMTIHQIGCNNIRKLSKEEPQRVLPMRWDDEPQGEFKASLRIELFNHQGTLATLTNTISGCDSNIIGLQTEEKESNIYFIDIEITTQNRVHLARVMKKIRTMPEVQKVSRHSQSRH